The following coding sequences are from one Triticum dicoccoides isolate Atlit2015 ecotype Zavitan chromosome 4A, WEW_v2.0, whole genome shotgun sequence window:
- the LOC119284653 gene encoding mitochondrial fission 1 protein A-like: MDGHVGQFFQSVSSIFRGSDTLPVCDRDIIAGCETEVAEAANEEQKNDSLMRLSWALVHSRQPEDVNRGIGMLEASFGKSNSPLQTREKLYLLAVGHYRNGDYTRSRELLERCLEVQPDWRQALTLERLLEEKTKRDGMIGMAIVTGAFGLVGLVAGGIIAAASSSRKK; encoded by the exons ATGGACGGGCACGTCGGCCAGTTCTTCCAGTCGGTCAGCTCGATCTTCCGCGGGAGCGACACCCTCCCCGTCTGCGACCGCGACATCATCGCC GGTTGTGAGACAGAGGTTGCTGAGGCTGCAAATGAAGAACAGAAGAACGACAGCCTCATGAGGCTGTCATGGGCGCTTGTTCACTCTAGGCAGCCCGAGGATGTCAACCGTGGCATTGGAATGCTTGAAG CTTCTTTCGGCAAGTCTAACAGTCCGCTACAAACAAGGGAGAAGCTCTATTTGTTGGCCGTTGGACACTACAGAAATGGGGATTACACAAGAAGCCGTGAGCTTCTGGAAAGATGCTTAGAG GTTCAACCTGACTGGAGGCAAGCTCTTACTTTGGAAAGGCTCCTTGAAGAGAAAACCAAAAGAG ATGGTATGATTGGCATGGCCATTGTGACCGGCGCCTTTGGACTTGTGGGGCTTGTTGCTGGTGGAATCATAGCTGCTGCTTCATCGTCCAGGAAGAAATGA
- the LOC119284654 gene encoding annexin D3-like, with protein sequence MATIAVPTPLPSPAADAESLRNAVQGWGTDEKALVEILGRRTAAQRAEIRRAYASLYKESLLTRLHGELSGHFQKAMVLLATEPAERDAKLAREALGRRGDDRDAWVLIEAACAATPDHLLAVRRAYRSLHGSSLEEDVAACPAFQEPLRKLLVSLVRSYRCAEGSVDMAVAKQEAAQLAEAIRRKKQPHGGEVVRIVSTRSKPQLAATFRCYKEQHGSDIEEDMKQYSSSQFARMLKIAVWCLTSPEKHFAEVIRYSILGLGTDEDALTRAIVSRADIDMKKIKQEYRVRFKTTVTDDVVGDTSGYYMDILLALVGKE encoded by the exons ATGGCGACCATCGCCGTCCCGACGCCCCTGCCATCCCCGGCCGCCGACGCGGAGAGCCTCAGGAATGCCGTGCAAG GCTGGGGCACGGACGAGAAGGCCCTGGTGGAGATCCTCGGCCGGCGCACCGCCGCGCAGCGCGCCGAGATCCGCCGCGCCTACGCCAGCCTCTACAAGGAGTCCCTCCTCACCCGCCTCCACGGCGAGCTCTCCGGCCACTTCCAG AAAGCGATGGTGCTGCTGGCGACGGAGCCGGCGGAGAGGGACGCGAAGCTGGCGAGGGAGGCCCTGGGCAGGCGGGGCGACGACAGGGACGCGTGGGTGCTCATCGAGGCCGCCTGCGCCGCCACGCCGGACCACCTCCTCGCCGTCCGCCGCGCGTACCGGTCCCTCCATGGATCCTCCCTGGAGGAGGACGTCGCCGCCTGCCCTGCGTTCCAAGAACCGCTCAGGAAG CTGCTGGTGAGCCTGGTGAGGTCGTACCGGTGCGCGGAGGGGAGCGTGGACATGGCCGTGGCGAAGCAGGAGGCCGCGCAGCTGGCGGAGGCCATCCGGAGGAAGAAGCAGCCGCACGGCGGCGAGGTCGTCCGGATCGTGAGCACCAGGAGCAAGCCGCAGCTCGCCGCCACGTTCCGGTGCTACAA GGAACAACATGGCAGCGACATCGAAGAG GACATGAAGCAGTACAGCAGCAGCCAGTTTGCGAGGATGCTCAAGATTGCTGTCTGGTGCCTCACATCTCCTGAAAAGCACTTCGCAGAG GTTATCAGGTACTCCATCTTAGGACTTGGAACAGACGAGGACGCGCTCACCAGGGCGATCGTGTCCAGGGCCGACATCGACATGAAAAAGATCAAGCAAGAGTACAGGGTAAGATTCAAGACGACGGTGACGGACGATGTCGTCGGTGATACCTCGGGGTATTACATGGATATCTTGCTGGCCTTGGTAGGGAAGGAGTGA
- the LOC119288551 gene encoding annexin D4-like — MQQFLAAQPSSNGSTAAAAAAAPPSSPSPLRSRPPRREQQQQQSIVKEATMADEHQGLTKAFSGMGGLGVEETALVSALGRWRKQPEKRAQFRRGFPGFFAPAAAGAGAGAIERCSDDYVRHLKTEFARFKTLMVLWAMHPWERDARWAHRALHKKHHPVAVLVELACTRAADELLGARRAYHALYHRSLEEDVAYRVKDAAANRLLLGLVTAYRYEGPRVDEELAKEEAAALSGAGAKAAQSELVVRVLATRSKPQLRATFRLYRELHGKPLEEEFGGEAPCLREAVRCLESPARYFGEVIDGAFKEGADKQAKAALTRVVVSRSDADMEEIKEAYLKQHGDKLVDAVAKNTHGHYRNALLAMIGK; from the exons ATGCAGCAGTTTCTTGCAGCACAGCCGAGCAGTAACGGCAgcactgcagcagcagcagcagcagctccaccgtcgtcgccgtcgcccctgCGTTCGAGGCCACCCAggagagagcagcagcagcagcagagcatCGTCAAGGAGGCCACCATGGCCGACGAGCACCAGGGACTCACCAAGGCCTTCTCAG GGATGGGAGGTCTGGGCGTGGAGGAGACGGCGCTGGTGTCGGCGCTGGGGCGGTGGAGGAAGCAGCCGGAGAAGCGGGCGCAGTTCCGCAGGGGCTTCCCGGGCTTCttcgcgccggcggcggcgggggcgggggcgggggcgatcGAGCGCTGCTCCGACGACTACGTGCGGCACCTCAAGACGGAGTTCGCCCGGTTCAAGACCCTCATGGTGCTGTGGGCGATGCACCCGTGGGAGCGCGACGCGCGCTGGGCGCACCGCGCGCTGCACAAGAAGCACCACCCGGTGGCCGTCCTCGTCGAGCTCGCCTGCACgcgcgccgccgacgagctcctcgGCGCCCGCCGCGCCTACCACGCGCTCTACCACCGCTCCCTCGAGGAGGACGTCGCGTACCGCGTCAAGGACGCCGCCGCCAACCGCCTGCTGCTCGGGCTCGTCACCGCCTACCGCTACGAGGGCCCGCGCGTCGAcgaggagctcgccaaggaggaggCCGCGGCGCTCTCCGGTGCCGGAGCCAAGGCGGCCCAGAGCGAGCTCGTGGTGCGGGTGCTCGCCACCAGGAGCAAGCCGCAGCTCCGGGCGACCTTCAGGCTGTACAGGGAGCTCCACGGCAAGCCGCTGGAGGAGGAGTTCGGCGGCGAGGCGCCGTGCCTGCGGGAGGCCGTGAGGTGCCTCGAGTCGCCGGCCAGGTACTTCGGCGAGGTGATCGACGGGGCGTTCAAGGAGGGGGCGGACAAGCAGGCCAAGGCGGCGCTGACCCGCGTCGTCGTGTCCCGGTCCGACGCCGACATGGAGGAGATCAAGGAGGCCTACCTGAAACAGCACGGGGACAAGCTCGTGGACGCCGTCGCCAAGAACACCCACGGACATTACAGGAACGCGCTGCTCGCCATGATCGGGAAGTGA
- the LOC119284655 gene encoding histone-lysine N-methyltransferase, H3 lysine-9 specific SUVH1-like has product MAGNQQPASVVLDYAAVLDAKPLRTLTPMFPAPLGMHTFTPKSSSSAVCVTPFGPYAGGTEQGMPGGVPPMLTSLSAPADPNQVQPYTAHMNGTSNANGTTNNTVVTPVLQTPPAPTIQESGKKKRGRPRRVQDTTTVPSVPPVQPVPTVPPVQPVPTVPTVHLVPSVPSAPPEVNNIVLQTPPSAVTQESGKRKRGRPKRVPDVSVLPTPLPAADGTPILQTPPASSVHESVTKKRGRRPKLVQDSPDTSTPPVHSKESKPFMQTPSAVTLLEGGKRKRGRPKCVPDSSVTPSSHSGLSVDVDSGDTSKRGRPKKIDTSLLHLPSLFSDDPRESSDNVLMMFDALRRRLMQLDEVKQVAKQQQNLKAGSIMMNAELRLNKNKRIGEVPGVEVGDMFYFRIEMCLVGLNSQSMAGIDYMSAKFGNEEDPVAISIVSAGVYEDAEDDDPDVLVYSGHGMSGKDDQKLERGNLALERSLHRGNPIRVVRTVKDLTCSTGKIYIYDGLYQIREAWVEKGKSGFNMFKHKLLREPGQPDGIAVWKKTEKWRENPSSRDRVILHDISYGVESKPICLVNEVDDEKGPSHFTYTTKLNYMNSPSSMRKMQGCKCTSVCLPGDNNCSCTHRNAGDLPYSASGILVSRMPMLYECNDSCTCLHNCRNRVVQKGIQIHFEVFKTGDRGWGLRSWDPIRAGTFICEYAGVIVDKNALDAEDDYIFETPPSEQNLRWNYAPELLGEPSLSDLNESSKQLPIIISAKHTGNIARFMNHSCSPNVFWQPVLYDHGDEGYPHIAFFAIKHIPPMTELTYDYGQSQGNSGCRRTKSCLCWSRKCRGSFG; this is encoded by the coding sequence ATGGCTGGAAATCAGCAGCCGGCTTCAGTTGTGTTGGATTATGCAGCAGTCCTCGACGCCAAACCCTTGCGCACACTGACCCCCATGTTCCCTGCACCGCTTGGGATGCACACTTTCACCCCTAAAAGCTCATCTTCAGCTGTCTGTGTCACCCCATTTGGACCATATGCTGGAGGTACCGAACAGGGAATGCCTGGTGGTGTTCCGCCAATGTTAACATCACTGTCCGCTCCTGCAGATCCCAACCAGGTGCAGCCATATACGGCTCATATGAATGGAACTTCTAATGCTAATGGTACTACAAACAACACAGTGGTTACCCCTGTGTTGCAAACTCCTCCAGCACCCACTATACAGGAATCTGGTAAGAAGAAGAGGGGGAGACCCAGGCGTGTGCAAGATACCACTACTGTTCCTTCGGTTCCTCCAGTTCAACCGGTTCCAACGGTTCCTCCAGTTCAACCGGTTCCAACGGTTCCTACAGTTCATTTGGTTCCTTCAGTTCCTTCAGCTCCTCCAGAAGTTAATAATATTGTTCTCCAGACACCTCCTTCAGCCGTCACACAGGAATCTGGTAAGAGGAAGAGGGGACGACCAAAGCGTGTGCCAGATGTTTCTGTCTTACCAACTCCATTGCCTGCAGCAGATGGTACACCTATTTTACAGACACCTCCTGCATCTAGTGTACATGAATCTGTTACAAAGAAAAGGGGGCGGCGACCCAAGCTTGTGCAGGATAGTCCAGATACTTCAACTCCTCCAGTTCATTCAAAAGAGAGTAAGCCCTTTATGCAGACTCCTTCTGCAGTCACCTTATTGGAGGGTGGTAAGAGGAAGAGAGGGCGGCCGAAGTGTGTGCCTGATAGTTCAGTGACTCCTTCAAGTCATTCTGGCCTTTCAGTAGATGTTGACAGTGGTGACACATCAAAACGTGGCCGGCCTAAAAAAATTGACACAAGCCTGTTGCACCTACCGTCTTTGTTTTCAGACGATCCCAGGGAGTCCTCAGATAATGTGCTTATGATGTTTGATGCACTGCGACGACGGCTCAtgcagttggatgaggtgaagcaagtagCAAAGCAGCAGCAAAACTTGAAGGCTGGGAGTATCATGATGAACGCTGAACTTCGCCTCAATAAGAACAAGAGGATTGGAGAGGTTCCAGGTGTCGAGGTTGGTGACATGTTCTACTTCAGAATTGAGATGTGCCTGGTAGGGTTAAATAGTCAGAGCATGGCAGGGATAGATTATATGTCTGCTAAGTTTGGTAACGAGGAGGACCCCGTGGCCATTAGTATTGTGTCAGCTGGTGTGTATGAGGATGCCGAAGATGATGATCCAGATGTTCTGGTTTACAGTGGACATGGCATGTCTGGTAAGGATGACCAAAAGCTTGAGAGAGGTAATCTTGCACTGGAGAGGAGTTTGCATAGGGGTAATCCCATTAGAGTCGTTCGCACTGTGAAAGACTTGACTTGTTCAACTGGTAAGATATACATATATGATGGCCTTTACCAGATCAGAGAAGCCTGGGTGGAGAAAGGGAAATCTGGTTTCAATATGTTTAAACACAAGTTGCTCAGAGAACCTGGACAACCTGATGGCATTGCAGTGTGGAAGAAGACTGAAAAATGGAGGGAAAATCCATCCTCTAGAGATCGTGTTATATTGCACGACATATCATACGGTGTGGAAAGTAAGCCTATCTGCCTTGTAAATGAGGTTGACGATGAGAAAGGTCCTAGCCACTTCACCTATACAACTAAACTTAATTACATGAATTCCCCAAGCTCAATGAGAAAGATGCAAGGCTGCAAATGCACAAGCGTATGTCTACCCGGTGATAACAACTGTTCTTGCACGCATCGAAATGCTGGTGACCTTCCTTACAGTGCTTCAGGCATACTTGTTAGTCGGATGCCTATGTTATACGAGTGCAATGATTCATGCACTTGTTTACATAATTGCCGGAACCGGGTTGTACAAAAAGGTATCCAGATCCACTTTGAAGTGTTTAAGACGGGAGATCGAGGTTGGGGCCTGCGTAGTTGGGATCCAATCCGAGCAGGCACATTTATCTGTGAATATGCAGGTGTAATTGTTGACAAGAATGCTCTTGATGCAGAAGATGATTATATCTTTGAGACCCCTCCTTCGGAGCAGAACTTAAGATGGAACTATGCACCAGAATTACTGGGTGAACCTAGTCTTTCTGACTTAAACGAATCATCTAAGCAGTTGCCAATAATTATTAGTGCAAAACATACTGGTAACATAGCTCGCTTCATGAACCACAGCTGCTCACCTAATGTTTTTTGGCAACCAGTTCTATATGACCATGGTGATGAGGGATATCCACACATCGCCTTCTTTGCAATTAAGCATATTCCTCCAATGACAGAGCTTACATATGATTATGGTCAGAGCCAAGGTAATTCTGGGTGTCGGAGGACTAAAAGTTGCTTATGTTGGTCTCGCAAGTGCAGGGGTTCCTTTGGCTAA